TTCCTCGCCGAACGCGGCGTGCCCGACCTGTGGCTCGTGTTCTGGACGATGCTCGGTGGTGCGATGTCGGCCGGGTCGGCGTCCGCGTTCAACTGCTACATCGACCGCGACATCGACCGTCTGATGAAGCGCACCAGCACGCGGCCGCTCGTCACCGGGGAGCTGTCCGACCGGGAGGCCCTGGTCTTCTCGTGGGCGCTGGGGATCGCCTCGACGGTGGTCCTCGTGGTCTTCGTGAACTGGCTCGCCGCCGCGCTGAGCATCGCCGCGATCCTCATCTACGTGTTCGTCTACACGCTGTGGCTCAAGCGCCGGACCCCGCAGAACATCGTCTGGGGCGGCTCCGCGGGCTGCATGCCGGTCCTCATCGGCTGGGCCGCCGTCACCGGGTCGCTCACCTGGGCGCCGGTCATCCTCTTCATGGTGATCTTCCTCTGGACGCCGCCGCACTACTGGCCGCTGTCGATGAAGTACCGCGACGACTACGACGCCGCCGACGTCCCGATGCTCGCGGTCGTCCGGGGCCGCACCGTCGTCGGTCTCCAGGTCGTGCTGTACGCCTGGGCGACGCTCGTCTGCTCGCTGCTGCTCGTCCCGGTCGCGAACATGGGGCCGCTCTACACGGTCGTCGCGCTGGCCGCGGGCATCTGGTTCGTCGTCGAGTCTCACCTGCTCTACAACCGGGCGATCCAGCACATGGAGCAGGTGCAGCCGATGCGCGTGTTCCGCAGCTCGATCACCTACCTGACGCTGCTGTTCATCGCGGTGGGCATCGACCCGCTGCTGCCGCAGGTGTTCACGTTCAGCATCTGACCTGCGCGTCCTGACACGGGCCCGGCCTCCTCGGAGGTCGGGCCCGTCGTCGTGTCGGGGTCGAACGATCCCGGGCAGCCGGGCAGTGCGGCGTGCACGCCGAAGGGCGCTGCGGACGCTGCCGCGTCCCGCGACGTCCGCCTGCGCCAGCGGTGCCCTGCACCGTCGACGGCGTCGCGGCCGGACCTGCCGACGGGAGGCGCGGTGCCGGCCCGCGCCGTGCCTCCCGTCCGTGTCCTTCCGTCAGCGGCCGACGACAGCGCGGGACGAGCGCGCCGACGCGCGCCGCCGACGGACACCCGGGACGCCACTCCTCCTGACCCCGTCCCGCTGACGGCGCCGCGGCACGGCCGCCCAGGAGGCACGGTGTGGGCGGCCGCGTGCCGCCCGGCCGGTGGACGATGCCCGGACGATCGGCCGAGGGGACCGGAGCGGCGGACGCTGCTCGGGAGCGAGGAGCACCGTCCTGCGCGAGGCACCGCGACACACGGCGGTCCCCGCACAGGCCGCGGCGTGGCGCGCGTGCGCCGGGTGCCGTCAGGCGCCGCGGACGGCCGCCGGACCGGCGCTGGAGCGCGTCGAGAGCACGACGGCCGTCATCGCCGCGACGAGCAGGCCGGCGAGGACCATGTGCGCGCCGACGAGCCCGACCGGGAGGCCGGTGCGCGCCTGCGTGAGGCCGACCGCGATCTGCACGAACTCGACCACCAAGAGCAGCAGCACGGCACGGCTCGCCATGCGGAGGCGGACGGCACCGATCACCAGGACGAGGGTGAGGGCGAACGTCGCGTAGGCGGGGACGGCGTGGAGGTGCTCCATGAGCGCCGTGTCGAAACCGGTGCGGTGCAGTGCGCCGCCGTCCACGCGCTCGCTCGCGCCGGCGTGCGGACCGCTGCCGGTGGTGAGGATGCCGACGAGGACGGTCAGGGCGACGGTGACGACCGTGAGGCGGACGACGCCGAGGTACCACGGCGGGACGATGCGGTCCCGGAGGCGGGGACCGTTCACCGACCGGTAGACCAGGGCCGCCGTGACGCTGGTGAGCACGGCGGAGACGACGAAGTGCAGGCCCACGACGTACGGGTTGAGGTTCGTGATGACCGACACGCCGCCGATGACGGCCTGCACCGGGATCGCAGCGCCCTGGGCGAACGCGAGCCAGAACAGCTCCGGACGGTTCTTCCGCATCCGCACCACGGCCAGGAACATCGCGATCGCGACGACCACGAGCACGAAGGTGAGGAGCCGGTTGCCGAACTCGATGACGCCGTGGATGCCCATCTCGGGCGTCGACACGAGGGAGTCCGACGTGCACTTCGGCCAGGTCGGGCAGCCCAGGCCCGAGGCCGTGAGCCGGACGAGGCCGCCGGTGCCGATGAGGACCACCTCGACCACGAACGACGCCCACGCGAGGACGACGACACGACGGTCGACGGTCCGGGGGAGCGACCACCAGGAGGCCGAGGTCGGGGTGTCCTGCTCGACGGATGGTGCGACGCGAGTCACGAGGGTGGTGCCTTCCTGTTGTTCCGGGCCCTGGACCTGTAGGATTCGAGGGTTCAGCAGCAGTCAAGTCTAGGCAGGCGCCGGCTCCGAATGGGCCGAGATCGCCGCCCGATGCCGGGACTGCGTGGAAGCATCGACGTTGCGAGGCAGCAACACCCGGTCCCGTCGTGTCGGCGGTCCGCGGTGGAATGGTGTCCGACACCACGGGGTTGTCCCGGAGACGCTGTTGCGAGAAGGAAACGAGGAGACCATGTCCGACGTGCTCATCGACCGTCCAGAACTCGAAGGGCTCGGCCAGTACGAATTCGGCTGGGCCGACTCCGACGCTGCGGGTGCCTCTGCGCGCCGTGGTCTCTCGGAGGAGGTCGTCACCGACATCTCCGAGCGGAAGAACGAACCGGAGTGGATGCGCTCGACCCGGCTGAAGGCGCTCAAGACCTTCGACCGCAAGCCGATGCCGTCCTGGGGTGCCGACCTGTCGGACATCGACTTCGACAACATCAAGTACTTCGTGAAGTCGACGGAGAACCAGGCCGAGTCGTGGGAGGACCTCCCCGAGGACATCCGCAAGACGTACGAGCGCCTGGGCATCCCCGAGGCCGAGCGTCAGCGTCTCGTCGCCGGCGTCGCCGCGCAGTACGAGTCCGAGGTCGTCTACCACCAGATCCGCGAGGACCTGGAGCAGCAGGGCGTCATCTTCATGGACACGGACACGGCGCTGCGCGAGCACCCCGAGCTGTTCCAGGAGTACTTCGGCACCGTGATCCCCGCCGGCGACAACAAGTTCGCCGCGCTGAACACGGCGGTCTGGTCGGGCGGCTCGTTCGTCTACGTCCCGAAGGGCGTCCACGTCGAGATCCCGCTGCAGGCCTACTTCCGCATCAACACCGAGAACATGGGCCAGTTCGAGCGGACGCTGATCATCGCGGACGAGGACTCCTACATCCACTACATCGAGGGCTGCACGGCCCCGATCTACAAGTCGGACTCCCTGCACTCGGCCGTCGTCGAGATCATCGTGAAGAAGAACGCCCGCGTGCGCTACACGACGATCCAGAACTGGTCGAACAACGTCTACAACCTCGTGACCAAGCGTGCGATCGCACACGAGGGCGCGACGATGGAGTGGATCGACGGCAACATCGGCTCGAAGGTGACGATGAAGTACCCGTCGATCTACCTCGCCGGTGAGCACGCGAAGGGCGAGACCCTCTCGGTCGCCTTCGCCGGTCCGGGTCAGCACCAGGACGCCGGCGCGAAGATGATCCACATGGCGCCGTACACGACGTCCTCGATCGTCTCGAAGTCCATCGCCCGCGGCGGCGGTCGCGCCGGGTACCGCGGCGAGGTCCGCGTCGACCCGGCCGCGCACCACTCGGCCAACACGGTCCGCTGTGACGCCCTGCTCGTCGACACGATGTCGCGCAGCGACACCTACCCGGCGATCGACATCCGCATCGACGACGTCCAGCTCGGCCACGAGGCCACCGTCTCCCGCGTGAGCGAGGAGCAGCTGTTCTACCTCATGTCCCGCGGCATGCCGGAGGACGAGGCCATGGCGATGATCGTGCGCGGGTTCATCGAGCCGATCGCCCGCGAGCTCCCGATGGAGTACGCACTCGAACTCAACAAGCTCATCGAGATGAGCATGGAAGGATCCGTCGGCTAGATGTCCAGCACCACCCCTCCTCCCCACATCGACCAGCCGACGGAGCCCGCGAGCACGCTCGCCGCGGGCGGCACGGACCAGCACGGCGCGCGCGCGCACTCCGACGGCGGTTGGGACTCCAAGGTCCCGGTTCAGACCCGCTCCGAGCGGTTCCGGTCCGGCGACCTCGAGGCGTTCCCCGCGGTCACCGGCCGAGAGGTCAACTGGAAGTTCGCGCCCCTCGAGAAGATCAAGCCGCTGCTCGACGGCGCCCTCGACGGCTCGGCGTACCCGTTCCTGGCGACGCAGTCCTCGGGCGCGGACGTCGAGTGGGGTCGCAGTGACGACCCTCGCGTCGGCGGGGCCGGTCTGCCGGAGGACCGCGCGGCCGCGGCTGCCTGGAGTGCGCGTGACGCCGTCCTGGCGATCACCCTGAAGGGCACCGACGAGCACGAGTTCATCACGGTGACGCGCTCCGACTTCGGTCGGCAGCCCCGAGCGGCGCACACGGTCATCACCGCCGAGCCGCACGCGCAGGGCATCGTCGTGATCGACAACCGCGGGTCCGCGCTCCTCAGCGAGAACGTCGAGGTCGTCGTCCGCGACGGCGCCCGCCTCACCGTCGTGACGGTGCAGGACTGGGACGACGACGCGGTCCACGTGTCCACGCACTTCGCCGAGGTGGGCCGCGACGCCTTCCTCAAGCACGTGGTCGTCTCGCTCGGCGGCGACGTCATCCGGGTCAACCCGTCCACGCACCTCGGTGCCCAGGGCGGCGACGTCGAGATGTACGGCGTGTACTTCGCCGACGCCGGTCAGTACATCGAGCAGCAGGTGTACGTCGACCACGACGCCCCGAACACCCGCAGCCGCGTCAACTACAAGGGCGCACTGCAGGGCGACGGCGCACACACCGTGTGGATCGGCGACGTCCTCATCGGCCGCTCGGCGCCCGGTACGGACTCCTACGAGCAGAACCGCAACCTGGTGCTGACCGACGGCACCCGTGCGGACAGCATCCCGAACCTCGAGATCGAGACGGGCGACATCGAGGGTGCCGGCCACGCCAGCGCCACCGGTCGCTTCGACGACGAGCAGCTGTTCTACCTGCAGGCCCGCGGCATCCCCGAGGAGGAGGCCCGTCGCCTCGTCGTCCTCGGGTTCCTGGTCGAGGTGATCCAGAAGATCGGGGCGCCCGAGCTCGAGGAGCGGCTCATCGCCGCGGTCGAGCAGGAACTGCTCGAGGGGCGGACCGTCCTCGCTGCACCGGCCGAGGGCACCACCGAGGTGCACGCCTGATGGCCGAGAAGGTCTGCGCCGAGGGCGACATCGCGGTCGACAGCCCGATGCGCGTGGTCGTCGACGGCACCGCGGTCGCGATCGTGAAGGACTCGGCGGGGACGGTGCACGCCATCGGCGACACCTGCACCCACGGCGAGATCTCGCTGTCCGAGGGCTTCGTCGAGGGCGACTCCCTCGAGTGCTGGGCCCACGGCTCGCAGTTCTCGCTCATCACCGGGAAGCCGGCGAACTTCCCGGCCTACGAACCTGTGCCGGTCTTCCGGGTCGAGGTCCGTGACGGCGACGTCTACGTCGACGTGCACGACCCGGTCCCCGTCGACTGACCCCTCCACTTCTTCCGCGGCTGACGCCGCATCACAGCCACGACCGAAGGAACGCAATGTCCACTCTCGAAATCCGCGACCTGCAGGTCTCGATCGACACCGACCAGGGTGTCAAGGAGATCCTCAAGGGCGTCGACCTAACGATCAACGAGGGCGAGATCCACGCGATCATGGGCCCGAACGGGTCGGGCAAGTCCACCCTCGCGTACACGATCGCCGGGCATCCGCGCTACCACGTGACCGGTGGCTCGATCACCCTCGACGGCGTCGACGTCCTCTCGATGAGCGTCGACGAGCGTGCCCGCGCCGGCATGTTCCTCGCGATGCAGTACCCGGTCGAGATCCCGGGCGTCACGGTGTCGAACTTCCTACGCACCGCCAAGACCGCGATCGACGGCGAGGCGCCGGCGCTCCGCGGCTGGGTCAAGGACCTCCGCACCTCGATGGCCGACCTCAAGATGGACCCGTCTTTCGCCGAGCGCAACGTGAACGAGGGCTTCTCGGGTGGCGAGAAGAAGCGCCACGAGATCATGCAGCTCGAGCTCCTCAAGCCGAAGTTCGCGGTCCTCGACGAGACCGACTCCGGCCTCGACGTCGACGCGCTGAAGATCGTGTCCGAGGGCGTCAACCGTGCCAAGGCATCGACCGGCCTCGGTGTGCTGCTCATCACGCACTACACGCGCATCCTCCGCTACATCACGCCGGACTTCGTGCACGTGTTCGTCGCGGGCAAGGTCGCCGAGCAGGGTGGGCCCGAGCTGGCCGAGCGCCTCGAGAACGAGGGCTACGACCGCTACGTGCAGGCCGCTGCCGCCTCGGCGGAGTGACGATGATCACCACACTCGCCCCCGAGAAGTTCGACGAGGTCGTCGAGGGCCTGAAGGAGGTCCAGGACCCGGAACTCGGCGTGAACATCGTCGACCTCGGGCTCATCTACGACCTGGCCTGGGACGACGAAGCGAGCGCGCTCATCATCAGCATGACGCTGACGAGTGCCGGTTGCCCCCTCACCGACGTCATCGAGAACGACACCGCGAACGCCCTCGACGGCATCGTCGACGCGTTCCGGATCAACTGGGTCTGGATGCCGCCGTGGGGTCCGGACCGGATCACCGACGACGGCCGCGAGATGATGCGGGCGCTCGGCTTCTCGATCTAGACGACGCCACACCTGACGGGAGGCCCGGTGCCAGCTGGCACCGGGCCTCCCGTCCGTCGTGGTGGCACGAGCTGCAGTGGCACGAGCAGCGACGGAGGCTCCCGACGCGGCGACGGAGGCTCCCGACGCGGCGACGGAGCCGCCCGGTGCAGCGACTGAGGTCCCCGCCGTAGCGGCATCCGGGCGGTCGGCATCAGCGCGTGGTGGTGCCGCAGACGACGAGGGCCCCGCACCGGTCGGTGCGGGGCCCTCGTCGAGCGCGGCTCGCTGTCAGCGGCGTCCGACGGCCTTCCACACGAGCGGCAGGACGCCCGCGGCGATGAGTGCCTTGGCGATCCCGCCGACGATGAACGGGTACAGCCCGGCGGCGAGCACCGACTGCAGGTCGTTCGGGGCGCCGAGCTGCCCGAGCGCGACGGCCAGGTACGGCAGGCCGGTCACGAAGGGGATCGCGCTGGCGAGCAGGAACGCCGCGGTGGCGCGGCCCACGTGGCGGTCCCAGTTGCGTCGGGCCAGCCAGCCGACCACGCCGGCCGCGGGAATGAAGCCGATCACGTAGCCGAAGCTCGGCAGCGCCAGGGCCTGCAGGCCACCGTTCATGTCGGCGAAGAACGGCGCTCCGGCGAGGCCGGCGATCGCGTAGACGAGCATCGAGAGGACGCCGCGGCGCGCACCGAGCGTCGCGCCGACGAGGACGACGGCGAGGGTCTGACCGGTGACCGGGACCGGCCACATCGGGACCTCGACCTGCGCGAGCACTGCCGTGAACAGCGCGCCGCCGGCGACGAGGGCCGCGTCGGTGGCGATGCCGTGCGTCCGCAGACGGTCGGCGAGGACTGCGCGGGGAGCGAACCCGGTGGCGTTCGTCATGGATTCTCCTAGAATGGACTGCTGGTCCGTTTCGGACCATCGGTCCCGTCAGCGTAGCGGTGCACCTCCCGCACACACCGTTGTGCACATCCACCAACTGATTGGACGACCTCTGTGCTTGCCGTGCACGACCTCGAGATCCGCGTCGGGGCTCGCCTCCTGATGGAGAACGTGTCCTTCCGCGTCGAGCGGGGTGACAAGATCGGCCTCGTCGGCCGCAACGGCGCCGGGAAGACCACGATGACCAAGGCGCTGGCGGGGGAGGCCGCCCCGACCGACGGCAAGATCGACCGCTCCGGCGAGATCGGCTACCTGCCGCAGGACCCGCGGTCGGGCAACCCCGAGGACACCGCCCGGAAGCGCATCCTCGATGCGCGCGGCCTCGGCGAGCTCGTGGACGGCATCCGCCGCGCGACGCTCGACATGGCGAGCGATGACCCGGCCGTCGCCGAGAAGGCGATGAAGCGCTACTCCCGCCTGGACGACGAGTTCAACGCGCTCGGCGGCTACGCGGCCGAGGCCGAGGCCGCGTCGATCGCGTCGAACCTCAAGCTGCCGGACCGCATCCTCGACCAGCAGCTCAAGACCCTGTCGGGTGGGCAGCGTCGCCGCATCGAGCTGGCGCGCATCCTGTTCTCCGACGCGGACACGATGATCCTCGACGAGCCCACGAACCACCTCGACGCGGACTCGGTCGTGTGGCTGCGCGAGCACCTCAAGACCTACGCGGGCGGGGTCATCGTGATCTCCCACGACGTGGAGCTCGTCGACGAGGTCGTCAACCGCGTCTTCTACCTCGACGCGAACCGTCAGACCATCGACATCTACAACATGGGCTGGAAGCTGTACCAGCGGCAGCGCGTCGCCGACGAGGAGCGTCGCCGCAAGGAGCGGGCCGGCGCCGAGAAGAAGGCGGCGACCCTCAAGGACCAGGCCGCTCGGTTCGGCGCGAAGGCGTCGAAGGCCGCGGCGGCGCACCAGATGGTCGCTCGCGCCGACAAGCTGCTCGCCGGACTCGAGGACGAGCGCGTCGCCGACCGGGTCGCGAAGATCCGCTTCCCCACGCCGGCTCCCTGCGGGCGTACGCCGCTCATGGCCGAGGGGCTGTCGAAGTCCTACGGGTCCCTCGAGATCTTCGCCGGGGTCGACCTGGCGATCGACCGTGGTTCGCGCGTGGTCATCCTCGGTTTCAACGGTGCCGGCAAGACGACGCTGCTCCGCATCCTTGCGGGGGCCGACGAGCCCGACACCGGCGCGATCCAGCCGGGCCACGGCCTGCGCATCGGGTACTACGCGCAGGAGCACGAGAACATCGACGTCAACCGCACGGTGATCGAGAACATGGTCTCCGCCTCGACGGACCTCAACGAGACCGAGGCGCGCCGCGTGCTCGGCTCGTTCCTGTTTACCGGGGACGACGGCTACAAGAAGGCCGGGGTCCTGTCGGGTGGCGAGAAGACGCGGCTGTCGCTCGCGATGATCGTGGTCTCGGGCGCGAACGTGCTGCTGCTCGACGAGCCGACGAACAACCTCGACCCCGCCTCGCGCGAGGAGATCCTCAACGCGCTGGCCGGCTTCGAGGGCGCCGTCGTCCTCGTCTCGCACGACGCCGGCGCGGTCGAGGCGCTCAACCCGGAGCGCGTGCTGCTGCTCCCGGACGGCACCGAGGACCACTGGAACAAGGAGTACGCGGAGCTCATCGAGCTCGCGTAGGCGGACACACGGCCGGCGCACCGGTCGAGGCGACGCAGCGGTGTCGCACCGCGACGACGGACGGGAGGCCCGTGGCCAGCTGGCCACGGGCCTCCCGTCCGTCACGTGACGCGTGGGCGCGTCCGTCGGCCCGGTGGCGCGTCAGCGCCTCGACTCGAGCAGCTCGTCCTCGACCTCGTCGTCGGACTTGGGCTTCGCCTCGCGGCGGCGCTGCCGGTCGAGGGCGCGCACGCGCTCCTCGGGGTCGTCCTGGTTGAGGTTCCGGTACTCCTGCACCATGACGTAGGCGAGGAAGCCGAACCCGCCGACGGCGAAGAGGAACCACTGGATGAAGTAGCTGAGGTGCAGGCCCGTGTCCGCGCTCGGTCGGTCCCATCCGAGCGGGCGCGCGTCCGGAGGCGCCGGGGTCTCGCTGTCGAGCTGTCCGTAGGCGCCGGTCCAGATCGGGTGCCCGGCCTTCGCGGCGACGTCGTCGAGGGTCACCGACTGCACCTGGTCGGAGTCGGCCGGGTCGGTGCGGCCGGGGATCCGCGGTTCGGACTCCTGCAGACGGACGACGGCGGTGACCGAGCCGCTCGGCGGTTCCGGGATGCTGTCCGGTCGGTCCTGCCGGTTGCCCGTGGGCACCCAGCCGCGGTCGACGATGAACGCGCGGCCCTCGGCGGTCACGAGGGGGGTGAGCACCTCGAAGCCCGGCTGGCCGTTGTGCACGCGGTTGCGGACGAGGAGCTGGTGGTCGGTGTCGTACTGCCCGGTGACCTCGACACGGAGCCAGGTGAGGTCGTCGTGCCACGTGCCGGCACGGGGGAGCACGCCGTCGACCGGGAACGGTGCGTGGTCGTAGTTCGCCGCGATCTGCTCGTTCTGGCGGACGGCCTCGTTGCGGCGGTCCCACTGCCACATGCCGAACAGGGCGCAGACGATCGCGAACGCCACGGCGATGGCGAAGTACCCGAGCCACCGGCGGCTGCGGACGAAGCGCCACCCGACGGACGGGTCGTCCGGGTCGGTGGACGGACCGTCCGCGGTGGAGGTGCTGGTGCTGGCGTGACGGATCCGGGCAGCGTGTCGCCGCCCGTACCGTGATCCGGGATCGAACCCGTCCGTCATCGCCCGTCACCCGCGACGCGGGCGGTGGTGTCGTCGAGGGCGTCGAGGTCCTCGTCGATGCCGGTCACCTGCACGGGGAACGACCGCGAGCGGAGGTAGTCGGCGAGGAAGGCGCAGTGGTCGTCGCACGCCGCCCAGATCTTGACGCGGTCGGCGGCGTGGATGCGCGGGTTGCGCCAGTTCACCCGCCACGAGGCGGTCGACGAGCACCCGGCTCGCGAGCACACGGGCGTGGCCCCGGGTTCGGTGAACAGGTCGAACGTCGCTCCC
The sequence above is drawn from the Curtobacterium sp. L6-1 genome and encodes:
- the sufC gene encoding Fe-S cluster assembly ATPase SufC yields the protein MSTLEIRDLQVSIDTDQGVKEILKGVDLTINEGEIHAIMGPNGSGKSTLAYTIAGHPRYHVTGGSITLDGVDVLSMSVDERARAGMFLAMQYPVEIPGVTVSNFLRTAKTAIDGEAPALRGWVKDLRTSMADLKMDPSFAERNVNEGFSGGEKKRHEIMQLELLKPKFAVLDETDSGLDVDALKIVSEGVNRAKASTGLGVLLITHYTRILRYITPDFVHVFVAGKVAEQGGPELAERLENEGYDRYVQAAAASAE
- the sufD gene encoding Fe-S cluster assembly protein SufD, translating into MSSTTPPPHIDQPTEPASTLAAGGTDQHGARAHSDGGWDSKVPVQTRSERFRSGDLEAFPAVTGREVNWKFAPLEKIKPLLDGALDGSAYPFLATQSSGADVEWGRSDDPRVGGAGLPEDRAAAAAWSARDAVLAITLKGTDEHEFITVTRSDFGRQPRAAHTVITAEPHAQGIVVIDNRGSALLSENVEVVVRDGARLTVVTVQDWDDDAVHVSTHFAEVGRDAFLKHVVVSLGGDVIRVNPSTHLGAQGGDVEMYGVYFADAGQYIEQQVYVDHDAPNTRSRVNYKGALQGDGAHTVWIGDVLIGRSAPGTDSYEQNRNLVLTDGTRADSIPNLEIETGDIEGAGHASATGRFDDEQLFYLQARGIPEEEARRLVVLGFLVEVIQKIGAPELEERLIAAVEQELLEGRTVLAAPAEGTTEVHA
- a CDS encoding metal-sulfur cluster assembly factor yields the protein MITTLAPEKFDEVVEGLKEVQDPELGVNIVDLGLIYDLAWDDEASALIISMTLTSAGCPLTDVIENDTANALDGIVDAFRINWVWMPPWGPDRITDDGREMMRALGFSI
- the sufB gene encoding Fe-S cluster assembly protein SufB; translated protein: MSDVLIDRPELEGLGQYEFGWADSDAAGASARRGLSEEVVTDISERKNEPEWMRSTRLKALKTFDRKPMPSWGADLSDIDFDNIKYFVKSTENQAESWEDLPEDIRKTYERLGIPEAERQRLVAGVAAQYESEVVYHQIREDLEQQGVIFMDTDTALREHPELFQEYFGTVIPAGDNKFAALNTAVWSGGSFVYVPKGVHVEIPLQAYFRINTENMGQFERTLIIADEDSYIHYIEGCTAPIYKSDSLHSAVVEIIVKKNARVRYTTIQNWSNNVYNLVTKRAIAHEGATMEWIDGNIGSKVTMKYPSIYLAGEHAKGETLSVAFAGPGQHQDAGAKMIHMAPYTTSSIVSKSIARGGGRAGYRGEVRVDPAAHHSANTVRCDALLVDTMSRSDTYPAIDIRIDDVQLGHEATVSRVSEEQLFYLMSRGMPEDEAMAMIVRGFIEPIARELPMEYALELNKLIEMSMEGSVG
- a CDS encoding non-heme iron oxygenase ferredoxin subunit; amino-acid sequence: MAEKVCAEGDIAVDSPMRVVVDGTAVAIVKDSAGTVHAIGDTCTHGEISLSEGFVEGDSLECWAHGSQFSLITGKPANFPAYEPVPVFRVEVRDGDVYVDVHDPVPVD
- a CDS encoding ABC-F family ATP-binding cassette domain-containing protein, with product MLAVHDLEIRVGARLLMENVSFRVERGDKIGLVGRNGAGKTTMTKALAGEAAPTDGKIDRSGEIGYLPQDPRSGNPEDTARKRILDARGLGELVDGIRRATLDMASDDPAVAEKAMKRYSRLDDEFNALGGYAAEAEAASIASNLKLPDRILDQQLKTLSGGQRRRIELARILFSDADTMILDEPTNHLDADSVVWLREHLKTYAGGVIVISHDVELVDEVVNRVFYLDANRQTIDIYNMGWKLYQRQRVADEERRRKERAGAEKKAATLKDQAARFGAKASKAAAAHQMVARADKLLAGLEDERVADRVAKIRFPTPAPCGRTPLMAEGLSKSYGSLEIFAGVDLAIDRGSRVVILGFNGAGKTTLLRILAGADEPDTGAIQPGHGLRIGYYAQEHENIDVNRTVIENMVSASTDLNETEARRVLGSFLFTGDDGYKKAGVLSGGEKTRLSLAMIVVSGANVLLLDEPTNNLDPASREEILNALAGFEGAVVLVSHDAGAVEALNPERVLLLPDGTEDHWNKEYAELIELA
- a CDS encoding heme o synthase; the encoded protein is MTRPDTVRRSMLSRKVRAYVSLTKPRVMELLLVTTAPTMFLAERGVPDLWLVFWTMLGGAMSAGSASAFNCYIDRDIDRLMKRTSTRPLVTGELSDREALVFSWALGIASTVVLVVFVNWLAAALSIAAILIYVFVYTLWLKRRTPQNIVWGGSAGCMPVLIGWAAVTGSLTWAPVILFMVIFLWTPPHYWPLSMKYRDDYDAADVPMLAVVRGRTVVGLQVVLYAWATLVCSLLLVPVANMGPLYTVVALAAGIWFVVESHLLYNRAIQHMEQVQPMRVFRSSITYLTLLFIAVGIDPLLPQVFTFSI
- a CDS encoding COX15/CtaA family protein; the encoded protein is MTRVAPSVEQDTPTSASWWSLPRTVDRRVVVLAWASFVVEVVLIGTGGLVRLTASGLGCPTWPKCTSDSLVSTPEMGIHGVIEFGNRLLTFVLVVVAIAMFLAVVRMRKNRPELFWLAFAQGAAIPVQAVIGGVSVITNLNPYVVGLHFVVSAVLTSVTAALVYRSVNGPRLRDRIVPPWYLGVVRLTVVTVALTVLVGILTTGSGPHAGASERVDGGALHRTGFDTALMEHLHAVPAYATFALTLVLVIGAVRLRMASRAVLLLLVVEFVQIAVGLTQARTGLPVGLVGAHMVLAGLLVAAMTAVVLSTRSSAGPAAVRGA
- a CDS encoding biotin transporter BioY produces the protein MTNATGFAPRAVLADRLRTHGIATDAALVAGGALFTAVLAQVEVPMWPVPVTGQTLAVVLVGATLGARRGVLSMLVYAIAGLAGAPFFADMNGGLQALALPSFGYVIGFIPAAGVVGWLARRNWDRHVGRATAAFLLASAIPFVTGLPYLAVALGQLGAPNDLQSVLAAGLYPFIVGGIAKALIAAGVLPLVWKAVGRR
- a CDS encoding SURF1 family cytochrome oxidase biogenesis protein, with protein sequence MTDGFDPGSRYGRRHAARIRHASTSTSTADGPSTDPDDPSVGWRFVRSRRWLGYFAIAVAFAIVCALFGMWQWDRRNEAVRQNEQIAANYDHAPFPVDGVLPRAGTWHDDLTWLRVEVTGQYDTDHQLLVRNRVHNGQPGFEVLTPLVTAEGRAFIVDRGWVPTGNRQDRPDSIPEPPSGSVTAVVRLQESEPRIPGRTDPADSDQVQSVTLDDVAAKAGHPIWTGAYGQLDSETPAPPDARPLGWDRPSADTGLHLSYFIQWFLFAVGGFGFLAYVMVQEYRNLNQDDPEERVRALDRQRRREAKPKSDDEVEDELLESRR